In Mercurialis annua linkage group LG6, ddMerAnnu1.2, whole genome shotgun sequence, the following are encoded in one genomic region:
- the LOC126688300 gene encoding LOW QUALITY PROTEIN: L-cysteine desulfhydrase (The sequence of the model RefSeq protein was modified relative to this genomic sequence to represent the inferred CDS: deleted 1 base in 1 codon), producing the protein MEAEDPRNGDVSHHLPKKPRLTEFITESEIRDEFSHHDPNVARINNGSFGSCPKSVLADQRIWQLKFLQQPDEFYFKTLRKGILHSQTVIKNLINADDVEEISLIDNATTAAAIVLQQIGRLFSDGKFQRGDTVVMLHCAYEAVKKSIQAYVTRAGGSVVEICLPFPVNSSEEIIAEFRKGLLEGKSNGKKVRLAIIDHITSMPCVVTHVKELVKLCREEGVDQVFVDVAHALGSVKVDVKEIGADFYVSNLHKWFFCPPSVAFLYCRKNNVLISSLHHPVVSHEYGNGLPIESSWIGTRDYSSQLVVPSALEFVNRFKGGVDGIIKRNHEKVVEMGKMLAESWGTSIGASPEMCAGMVMISLPSRLHVKSQDDALRLRSCLRDDYGVEVPIHYQAVKDGEYGVKDKDGFITAYARISFQVYNTLDDYFRLRDAINQLLEDPQISEKLFTG; encoded by the exons ATGGAAGCCGAAGATCCTCGAAACGGCGACGTTTCTCATCACCTCCCAAAGAAACCCCGACTCACTGAGTTCATAACCGAATCCGAAATCCGAGACGAGTTTTCTCACCACGACCCGAACGTAGCCCGAATCAACAACGGCAGTTTCGGTAGCTGCCCTAAATCAGTCCTCGCCGACCAGAGAATCTGGCAGTTAAAGTTTCTTCAGCAACCTGATGAATTCTATTTCAAAACTCTCCGCAAAGGTATACTCCACTCACAGACGGTTATTAAGAACCTCATCAATGCCGATGACGTGGAGGAAATCTCCCTGATTGACAACGCCACCACCGCTGCCGCTATTGTTCTTCAGCAAATCGGCCGGTTATTTTCCGACGGTAAATTTCAAAGAGGCGACACTGTTGTGATGCTTCACTGCGCTTACGAAGCTGTTAAGAAATCTATTCAGGCATACGTCACGCGAGCTGGCGGTTCGGTTGTTGAAATTTGCCTTCCATTTCCGGTTAATTCGAGTGAGGAGATTATCGCGGAGTTTCGGAAAGGATTGCTGGAAGGTAAATCTAATGGTAAAAAAGTTAGATTAGCTATAATTGATCATATTACTTCAATGCCTTGTGTTGTTACTCATGTTAAGGAATTAGTTAAGCTT TGTAGAGAAGAAGGTGTTGATCAAGTTTTCGTTGATGTTGCTCATGCTTTAGGTAGTGTTAAGGTAGATGTTAAAGAGATTGGAGCTGATTTTTATGTTAGTAATTTGCATAAGTGGTTTTTTTGTCCGCCGTCGGTTGCGTTCTTATATTGTAGGAAAAATAATGTTTTGATTTCGAGTTTGCACCATCCTGTGGTGTCACATGAGTATGGAAACGGGCTGCCTATAGAGAGCTCCTGGATTGGTACTAGAGATTATAGTTCTCAGCTGGTTGTACCGTCTGCTTTAGAGTTTGTGAATCGGTTTAAAGGTGGAGTTGATGGGATTATTAAGAGGAATCATGAGAAGGTTGTGGAAATGGGGAAAATGTTGGCTGAGTCGTGGGGCACGAGTATTGGAGCTTCACCAGAGATGTGTGCTGGCATGGTTATGATTAGTTTGCCTTCGAGATTGCATGTTAAATCTCAAGATGATGCTTTGAGATTAAGATCGTGCTTGCGTGACGATTATGGAGTTGAGGTTCCTATTCATTATCAGGCCGTGAAAGATGGTGAATATGGGGTGAAGGATAAGGATGGCTTTATAACTGCCTATGCAAGAATTTCTTTTCAGGTTTATAATACACTTGACGATTATTTCAGGCTTAGGGACGCCATAAATCAGCTTCTTGAGGATCCACAGATATCTGAAAAGCTTTTTACAGGATGA
- the LOC126687369 gene encoding uncharacterized protein LOC126687369, producing the protein MEEFSKPIRLMNFVSEEQLDQAKQSRGERVEDGTAQRDRPLYEILKENKDKKDAEFNERFKHRPPKALDDDETEFLDNLEMSRKEYEQHMADEEAQQLKSFQAAVAAQSTMFHELKEKPSVPAVQEQKATEKKNPPSRPLSMIIKVKPQAKKAKTEHVYVESSDMKKPDVDTEKSSDLVRTPNGGSNVLHDVAKTGLVSYSDESEDDD; encoded by the exons ATGGAGGAATTTTCAAAACCAATTAGGTTAATGAATTTTGTGTCGGAGGAACAG TTAGATCAAGCTAAACAATCAAGAGGTGAGCGTGTTGAAGACGGCACTGCTCAGAGAGACCGCCCTCTCTACGAG ATTTTAAAGGAGAACAAAGACAAAAAAGATGCAGAATTCAATGAGCGGTTTAAGCATA GGCCTCCTAAGGCGTTGGATGATGATGAGACGGAGTTCCTTGATAACTTAGAAATG TCGAGGAAGGAATATGAGCAACATATGGCAGATGAGGAAGCACAGCAACTAAAGAGTTTCCAA GCAGCAGTTGCAGCACAGTCTACCATGTTTCATGAATTGAAGGAAAAGCCATCTGTACCGGCAGTTCAG GAGCAAAAAGCGACTGAGAAGAAAAATCCACCTTCTCGCCCATTAAGTATGATTATAAAGGTCAAACCACAGGCCAAGAAAGCAAAGACAGAACATGTATATGTTGAATCTTCAGATATGAAAAAACCTGATGTTGATACAGAAAAATCTTCAGACCTAGTGAGAACACCTAATGGTGGTTCTAATGTGTTACATGATGTTGCTAAAACTGGCCTTGTTTCATACAGTGATGAAAGTGAAGATGATGATTAG
- the LOC126687368 gene encoding ABC transporter B family member 4-like yields MAETKIDAPGKGKAKKVAFYKLFTFADSKDILLMIIGTVAAFGNGVTMPFMSVLMGQTIDSFGSNQNDKGIVPIISKISLEFVYLACAAAALACLQVTCWMVTGERQAARIRGLYLKTILRQDIAFFDKETNTGEVVGRMSGDTVLIQDAMGEKVGKVLQLLATFFGGFIIAFVRGTKLAAFLLIAIPFIVLAVGAMALTMARLAARGQKAYAEAASVVEQTIGSIRTVASFTGENRAISVYNEHLQTAYKSGLFEGLASGLGVGVVMLVLFSSYGMAIWIGAKMILANGYTGGQVINVIFAVLLASMSLGQASPCLSAFAAGQAAAYKMFETIKRKPEIDAYSTNGRVLDNIRGDIELRNVYFSYPARPDEEIFSGFSLSIPSGSTAALVGHSGSGKSTVISLIERFYDPKAGDVLIDGINLKELQLKWIREKIGLVGQEPALFSSSIRDNIAYGKDGATLEEIRTAAELANAAKFIDKLPQGLDTMVGEHGTQLSGGQKQRIAIARAILKNPPILLLDEATSALDAESERVVQEALDRNMVNRTTVIVAHRLATVRAANMIAVIHRGKIVEKGTHSDLLENPDGAYSQLMRLQKLNKESEEAAHDSGRLEISRDSFGQLSERRSMRHSISRGSSRNSSSYRNSPSPAIDNDLENGETLPSEKQTRKISIWRLASLNKPELPVLIAGAVSASLNGAILPIYGVLISRAIKTFFEPPHQLQKDSKFWALMFVILGLVSVLVHPLRTFFFSVAGSKLIQRIRSSCFEKVVCMEIGWFDDPKHSSGAIGARLSSDAAAVRALVGDSLAQIVQNIATALAGIIIAFTASWPLACIILVLLPLIFLNSAIQVKFMKGFSANAKTMYEEASQVASDAVGSIRTVASFCAEEKVMELYDKKCKGPMIAGVKLGLISGLGFGLASFCLFSFYAISFYAGAQLIKHGLTTFSDVFRVFFALTMAAVGVAQTSSLGADSTKAKAAAASVFDIIDRTSMVDPSNESGRTLEIVRGDIDIRSVSFKYPSRPDIQIFRDLSLTIRSGRVVALVGESGSGKSTVIALLQRFYDADSGHITLDGVQIQNLNLKWLRRQMGLVSQEPALFNDSIRANIAYGKEGNATEAEIIAAAQLANAHSFISSLQEGYDTMVGERGTQLSGGQKQRVAIARAIVKSPKILLLDEATSALDAESERVVQQALDKIMVNRTTIVVAHRLSTIKNADVIAVVKNGAIVEKGRHEALINIKDGCYASLVALHMSAKTA; encoded by the exons ATGGCGGAGACTAAAATCGATGCCCCTGGGAAGGGGAAAGCGAAAAAAGTAgcgttttataaactgtttacGTTCGCTGATTCTAAAGATATTTTGTTGATGATTATTGGAACTGTTGCTGCTTTTGGGAATGGAGTGACTATGCCTTTCATGTCAGTGCTTATGGGCCAAACTATTGATTCTTTCGGATCCAATCAGAATGACAAAGGGATCGTTCCGATAATTTCCAAG ATATCGTTGGAATTCGTCTACTTAGCCTGCGCAGCTGCGGCATTAGCTTGTCTTC AGGTTACCTGCTGGATGGTAACAGGAGAACGTCAGGCGGCAAGAATAAGGGGTTTATATCTGAAAACTATATTGAGACAAGATATTGCTTTCTTCGATAAGGAAACAAACACCGGAGAGGTTGTTGGTCGAATGTCGGGCGATACTGTTCTTATCCAGGATGCCATGGGTGAAAAG GTCGGAAAAGTTCTGCAGCTGTTGGCTACATTTTTTGGTGGTTTTATCATAGCATTTGTCAGAGGGACAAAACTTGCTGCTTTTCTGTTAATTGCTATTCCTTTCATAGTTCTAGCTGTTGGTGCCATGGCCCTTACCATGGCACGATTGGCAGCTCGCGGACAAAAAGCATATGCAGAAGCTGCTTCTGTTGTAGAACAGACAATTGGCTCAATTAGAACT GTTGCATCATTTACCGGAGAGAATCGAGCTATTAGTGTTTACAACGAACATCTTCAGACTGCTTATAAATCAGGCCTGTTTGAAGGTCTTGCTTCCGGATTAGGTGTAGGTGTAGTTATGCTTGTCTTGTTCAGTAGCTATGGCATGGCTATATGGATTGGTGCAAAGATGATATTGGCAAATGGATATACGGGAGGCCAAGTGATTAATGTGATCTTTGCCGTATTGCTCGCTTCAAT GTCTTTGGGACAGGCATCGCCTTGTCTGAGTGCTTTTGCTGCAGGACAAGCTGCAGCCTATAAAATGTTCGAGACGATTAAGAGGAAGCCGGAGATCGATGCTTACAGTACAAACGGAAGAGTATTGGACAATATCCGCGGAGATATCGAGCTGAGAAATGTATATTTCAGTTATCCAGCAAGACCTGATGAGGAAATATTTAGTGGATTCTCTCTCTCAATCCCGAGTGGTTCTACTGCAGCTTTGGTTGGGCACAGTGGAAGTGGAAAATCAACAGTTATTAGTCTGATAGAGAGATTTTATGATCCAAAAGCAGGAGATGTTCTCATTGATGGAATTAACCTCAAAGAGTTGCAACTTAAATGGATCAGAGAAAAAATTGGGCTCGTCGGCCAGGAGCCTGCGCTTTTTTCATCTAGCATCAGGGACAATATTGCATATGGGAAAGATGGTGCAACTCTTGAAGAGATAAGAACAGCTGCTGAACTCGCCAATGCTGCAAAATTCATCGATAAATTACCTCAG GGCCTTGACACTATGGTTGGTGAGCATGGAACTCAACTTTCTGGTGGGCAGAAGCAGAGAATTGCGATCGCTAGAGCAATCTTGAAGAACCCTCCAATTCTACTTCTGGATGAAGCCACCAGTGCACTTGATGCAGAATCTGAGAGGGTAGTGCAAGAAGCACTAGACAGAAATATGGTGAACCGTACAACTGTTATCGTCGCCCATCGTTTAGCCACGGTTAGGGCTGCTAATATGATTGCTGTCATTCATCGAGGCAAAATTGTCGAAAAAG GAACACATTCGGATCTACTTGAAAATCCTGATGGAGCATACTCTCAGCTAATGCGCTTGCAGAAACTAAATAAAGAATCAGAAGAAGCAGCACATGATTCCGGTAGATTAGAGATCTCAAGGGATTCGTTCGGACAGCTAAGCGAAAGAAGGTCAATGCGCCATTCCATAAGCCGGGGATCATCAAGAAACAGCAGCAGCTATCGCAACTCGCCATCACCTGCAATTGATAATGACCTGGAAAATGGAGAAACTCTTCCATCAGAAAAACAAACCCGAAAGATTTCCATCTGGCGTCTTGCTTCTCTAAACAAGCCAGAGCTGCCAGTTCTCATAGCAGGTGCTGTTTCTGCAAGTCTCAATGGAGCAATACTTCCAATTTATGGCGTACTAATCTCTAGagcaatcaaaacattttttgaACCACCTCATCAACTGCAAAAGGACTCGAAATTTTGGGCGCTTATGTTCGTGATCCTTGGCCTGGTATCGGTTTTGGTACATCCATTAAGAACATTCTTCTTTTCCGTAGCTGGATCTAAACTAATCCAACGAATAAGATCCAGCTGTTTTGAGAAGGTGGTTTGTATGGAGATTGGCTGGTTTGATGATCCTAAGCACTCGAGTGGTGCAATTGGTGCTAGGCTCTCATCAGATGCAGCAGCAGTTCGAGCCTTAGTGGGAGATTCATTAGCTCAGATAGTTCAAAACATTGCAACAGCTTTAGCTGGAATAATCATTGCTTTCACTGCTAGTTGGCCTCTAGCATGTATTATCCTTGTACTACTCCCCCTAATCTTCCTCAACAGTGCGATACAAGTAAAATTCATGAAAGGTTTCAGCGCAAATGCGAAG ACGATGTACGAGGAAGCAAGCCAAGTTGCTAGTGATGCAGTTGGAAGTATAAGAACAGTAGCTTCATTCTGTGCTGAAGAGAAAGTGATGGAACTATACGACAAGAAATGCAAGGGTCCTATGATAGCCGGAGTAAAGCTAGGATTGATCAGCGGTTTAGGATTTGGATTGGCCTCATTCTGTTTGTTCTCATTCTACGCCATTAGTTTCTATGCTGGAGCTCAACTAATCAAGCATGGCCTCACTACGTTTTCGGATGTTTTTCGG GTTTTCTTCGCTTTGACTATGGCAGCAGTAGGAGTTGCTCAGACGAGTTCCCTCGGTGCTGATTCCACAAAAGCGAAAGCTGCTGCTGCTTCAGTATTCGACATAATAGACAGAACATCTATGGTGGATCCTAGTAATGAGTCAGGAAGAACATTGGAAATCGTGAGAGGAGATATTGATATTCGTTCTGTCAGCTTTAAATATCCATCCAGACCCGACATTCAGATTTTCCGGGACCTCAGCTTGACCATTCGTTCTGGAAGG GTTGTGGCGCTAGTCGGAGAAAGTGGGAGTGGTAAGTCGACAGTCATCGCATTATTGCAAAGATTTTACGATGCAGATTCAGGTCATATCACTCTTGATGGAGTTCAAATTCAGAACCTGAATTTGAAGTGGTTAAGACGGCAAATGGGGCTTGTTAGCCAAGAGCCTGCTTTGTTCAATGACTCAATCCGTGCCAATATTGCATACGGAAAGGAAGGAAATGCAACTGAGGCAGAAATTATAGCTGCAGCACAACTCGCCAATGCCCACAGTTTCATCAGTAGTTTACAAGAG GGTTATGATACAATGGTAGGGGAGCGAGGAACTCAATTATCCGGGGGACAGAAGCAAAGGGTGGCCATAGCTCGAGCCATAGTGAAGAGTCCGAAGATATTACTATTAGACGAGGCAACAAGTGCATTAGATGCAGAATCAGAAAGAGTAGTTCAACAAGCATTAGATAAAATCATGGTGAACAGGACGACAATCGTCGTCGCTCATCGATTATCAACAATCAAGAATGCGGATGTTATTGCTGTGGTTAAAAACGGTGCTATTGTGGAGAAAGGAAGGCACGAGGCGCTCATCAACATCAAAGATGGTTGCTATGCATCTCTTGTGGCACTTCACATGAGTGCTAAAACTGCATAG